One Nocardioides aromaticivorans genomic window carries:
- a CDS encoding GMC family oxidoreductase, whose amino-acid sequence MAFTPRQVRAMGLIADTFATGGDGVPSPTEVGSHELALRIAEANPRAGEVRQLKALLDAWDTRALGLALTGRPRLFSQLSQAEREAVLLSLSDSRVGAKRALFQGLKGASLLPYYMTGGPALWEGIGFPGPLGVRADPPPATITPLPVARDTDLSCDVVVVGSGAGGGTAAGVLAAAGLDVVVLEAGGFHDERHFDGGEETGFLELYALAPQATAEGQVQLVAGRGLGGGTVVNYTTSFRTPDHVRAEWASHGATQFSGPEYDASMDAVCARLGVNTDHDKAAPRDAILERGARGLGWDVAAMPRNVDGCDQDVECGRCGMGCRLGAKQSTAKTWLADAAAAGARILTGVSVRTVSTSFGRATGVVGSTAEGHRVRVRARAVVVAAGAIQTPALLQRSGLANPNIGRYLRLHPATAVWGRMDEPVDGWVGAMQSRYVDALTDLDGTGYGVLYETAPLTPAFGTGFVNWRGADDFRRRMEELKHTLGVAVIVRDRDPGGTVRIGRDGEPVVRYQLSPRDTDHLVQGLVGAARIAESAGADWIASTHHRTVSYEPGRRGSVATFEADLRAAGAAPATMALAALHIMGTARMGGSAAGSAVDPDGQTWDVQGLYVADASCFPTASGVNPMISIESIAHMTATRLAAKLG is encoded by the coding sequence ATGGCGTTCACCCCGAGGCAGGTCCGGGCGATGGGCCTCATCGCCGACACCTTCGCGACCGGCGGCGACGGCGTCCCGTCGCCCACCGAGGTCGGCTCCCACGAGCTCGCGCTCCGGATCGCGGAGGCCAACCCCCGCGCCGGCGAGGTGCGCCAGCTCAAGGCCCTGCTCGACGCGTGGGACACCCGTGCCCTCGGCCTCGCGCTGACCGGGCGACCGCGACTGTTCTCGCAGCTCAGCCAGGCCGAGCGCGAGGCCGTCCTCCTGTCGCTCTCCGACTCGCGCGTCGGCGCCAAGCGGGCCCTCTTCCAGGGACTCAAGGGCGCCTCCCTGCTCCCCTACTACATGACCGGCGGCCCGGCCCTGTGGGAGGGCATCGGGTTCCCCGGTCCGCTCGGCGTCCGCGCGGACCCGCCGCCGGCGACGATCACCCCGTTGCCCGTCGCCCGCGACACCGACCTGTCGTGCGACGTCGTCGTCGTGGGCAGCGGCGCCGGCGGGGGTACGGCGGCGGGCGTGCTCGCCGCGGCCGGGCTCGACGTCGTCGTACTCGAAGCGGGCGGGTTCCACGACGAGCGCCACTTCGACGGCGGCGAGGAGACCGGCTTCCTCGAGCTCTACGCGCTGGCACCGCAGGCCACGGCCGAGGGCCAGGTCCAGCTGGTCGCCGGGCGCGGACTCGGCGGCGGCACGGTCGTCAACTACACGACGTCCTTCCGCACCCCCGACCACGTCCGCGCGGAGTGGGCGTCCCACGGTGCGACGCAGTTCTCCGGCCCCGAGTACGACGCCTCGATGGACGCCGTCTGCGCCCGGCTCGGCGTCAACACCGACCACGACAAGGCCGCGCCGCGCGACGCGATCCTCGAGCGGGGCGCCCGCGGCCTCGGCTGGGACGTCGCGGCGATGCCCCGCAACGTCGACGGGTGCGACCAGGACGTCGAGTGCGGGCGGTGCGGGATGGGCTGCCGGCTCGGCGCCAAGCAGTCGACCGCCAAGACCTGGCTCGCCGACGCCGCTGCCGCCGGTGCCCGGATCCTCACCGGCGTCTCGGTGCGCACGGTGAGCACCAGCTTCGGCCGCGCGACCGGCGTCGTCGGCAGCACGGCCGAGGGCCACCGGGTCAGGGTGCGCGCCCGTGCCGTCGTCGTGGCGGCCGGTGCCATCCAGACACCGGCGCTCCTGCAGCGCAGTGGCCTGGCCAACCCCAACATCGGCCGCTACCTGCGCCTGCACCCCGCCACGGCGGTGTGGGGCCGGATGGACGAGCCGGTCGACGGCTGGGTCGGCGCCATGCAGAGCCGCTACGTCGACGCGCTCACCGACCTCGACGGCACCGGCTACGGGGTGCTCTACGAGACCGCTCCCCTGACCCCTGCCTTCGGCACCGGCTTCGTGAACTGGCGCGGCGCCGACGACTTCCGCCGCCGGATGGAGGAGCTCAAGCACACGCTCGGGGTCGCCGTGATCGTGCGCGACCGCGACCCCGGCGGGACCGTCCGGATCGGCCGCGACGGCGAGCCCGTCGTCCGCTACCAGCTCTCCCCGCGCGACACCGACCACCTCGTGCAGGGCCTGGTCGGCGCGGCCCGCATCGCCGAGTCCGCCGGCGCTGACTGGATCGCCTCCACCCACCACCGCACCGTCAGCTACGAGCCCGGCCGGCGTGGGTCCGTCGCGACCTTCGAGGCCGATCTCCGCGCGGCAGGGGCGGCTCCGGCGACGATGGCGCTCGCGGCGCTGCACATCATGGGCACCGCCCGGATGGGCGGCTCCGCCGCCGGCTCGGCCGTCGACCCCGACGGCCAGACGTGGGACGTCCAGGGCCTGTACGTCGCCGACGCGTCCTGCTTCCCGACCGCCTCGGGCGTCAACCCGATGATCTCCATCGAGTCCATCGCGCACATGACGGCCACCCGCCTGGCGGCGAAGCTGGGCTGA
- a CDS encoding SRPBCC family protein, with translation MPTVERTITVERPVQAIWTYLTDFTTTEQWDPPTVSTVCTSGDGGVGTTYHNVSRLLGREVAVDYEVVQYEPYRVFELTGTANGMDLRDTISFASGPETTTVTYRSEFRPKGAAKLATPLLAGGIELLGTRVAASLEEHLLAL, from the coding sequence ATGCCGACCGTCGAGCGCACGATCACCGTCGAGAGGCCGGTCCAGGCCATCTGGACCTACCTCACCGACTTCACCACCACCGAGCAGTGGGACCCGCCCACCGTCTCCACCGTCTGCACCTCGGGTGACGGCGGCGTCGGGACGACGTACCACAACGTGAGCCGCCTGCTCGGCCGCGAGGTGGCGGTCGACTACGAGGTGGTGCAGTACGAGCCGTACCGGGTCTTCGAGCTGACGGGGACCGCGAACGGGATGGACCTTCGCGACACGATCAGCTTCGCGTCCGGCCCGGAGACGACGACGGTCACCTACCGCTCGGAGTTCAGGCCGAAGGGCGCGGCGAAGCTGGCGACGCCTCTCCTCGCGGGCGGCATCGAGCTGCTCGGGACCCGGGTGGCGGCCAGTCTCGAGGAGCACCTGCTCGCCCTCTGA
- a CDS encoding ferredoxin--NADP reductase, with translation MDIESFVLDVVGVVEETADAKSISFAVPAGAEDTFDYKPGQFLTVAVPSDQTGIAARCYSLSSSPHDGGPLTVTVKRTADGYASNWICDNLSVGDTLRVLPPSGIFTPASLDADLLLFAGGSGVTPIMSITRTALAHGSGRIVVFYANRDEKSVIFADELTRLAQEFPDRLQVIHWLESVQGLPTEAQMKAFSSQYGGYDSFVCGPAPFMKMVTTVLKELEVPRSLRHQEKFVSLGGNPFGDIAEVQAAEEEIALAESDEDGSAADVFADGPTGPVKVEVELDGEEFTFDDWDPRTKLLDFLESKGVKAPYSCREGECSACAIRLLEGDVKMIYNDVLDKDDLDDGIRLGCQSVPLTDHVKVTYS, from the coding sequence GTGGACATCGAGTCCTTCGTCCTGGATGTCGTCGGTGTGGTCGAGGAGACCGCCGACGCCAAGTCGATCAGCTTCGCCGTGCCGGCCGGCGCGGAGGACACGTTCGACTACAAGCCGGGCCAGTTCCTGACCGTCGCCGTCCCGAGCGACCAGACCGGGATCGCCGCCCGCTGCTACTCCCTGTCCAGCAGCCCGCACGACGGTGGCCCGCTCACCGTCACCGTCAAGCGCACCGCCGACGGCTACGCGTCGAACTGGATCTGCGACAACCTGTCGGTGGGTGACACGCTCCGGGTCCTCCCGCCGTCGGGCATCTTCACGCCCGCCTCGCTCGACGCCGACCTGCTGCTCTTCGCCGGTGGCTCGGGCGTGACCCCGATCATGTCGATCACCCGCACGGCGCTCGCGCACGGCTCCGGCAGGATCGTCGTCTTCTACGCCAACCGTGACGAGAAGTCGGTCATCTTCGCCGACGAGCTCACCCGGCTCGCCCAGGAGTTCCCCGACCGCCTGCAGGTCATCCACTGGCTCGAGTCCGTCCAGGGCCTGCCGACCGAGGCCCAGATGAAGGCCTTCTCGTCTCAGTACGGCGGCTACGACTCCTTCGTGTGCGGCCCGGCGCCCTTCATGAAGATGGTCACCACCGTCCTCAAGGAGCTCGAGGTCCCGCGCAGCCTGCGCCACCAGGAGAAGTTCGTCTCGCTCGGCGGCAACCCGTTCGGCGACATCGCCGAGGTGCAGGCGGCCGAGGAGGAGATCGCCCTCGCCGAGTCGGACGAGGACGGCTCCGCCGCCGACGTGTTCGCGGACGGCCCGACCGGGCCGGTCAAGGTCGAGGTCGAGCTCGACGGCGAGGAGTTCACGTTCGACGACTGGGACCCGCGCACCAAGCTGCTCGACTTCCTCGAGTCGAAGGGCGTCAAGGCGCCGTACTCGTGCCGCGAGGGCGAGTGCTCCGCCTGTGCCATCCGGCTGCTCGAGGGCGACGTCAAGATGATCTACAACGACGTGCTCGACAAGGACGACCTGGACGACGGCATCCGGCTCGGCTGCCAGTCGGTCCCGCTCACCGACCACGTCAAGGTCACGTACAGCTGA
- a CDS encoding Rieske 2Fe-2S domain-containing protein — protein sequence MSDSRLLDQGTAPIRFARGWHCLGLASDFSDGKPHAVHGFGTKLVVWADSSGELNVLDGYCRHMGGDLTQGEVKGDNVACPFHDWRWGGDGKCKEIPYARRVPLRARTQRYETVVRNGQLLIWHDPEGSAADHDILPPELPDVMTDKYTPWSWHTREINGSHCRELIDNVADMAHFYYVHFAFPTSFRNIFDGHTATQFMESKGRPDTMGGGYGDENSTLKSEATYYGPSYMINWLEVDYKGFITEVILINCHIPTGPDSFTLQYGISVRKPEGLDEKTCNYIAERYTESFGDGFLQDVAIWENKVAVQNPLLCEEDGPVYQLRRWYEQFYVDVADIKPEMVDRFEFEVDTTKANEYWHAEVAENLAKRAADEAAAPADA from the coding sequence ATGAGCGACAGCCGACTTCTCGATCAGGGCACCGCGCCGATCCGCTTCGCGCGTGGGTGGCACTGCCTGGGACTGGCCTCGGACTTCTCCGACGGCAAGCCGCACGCCGTCCACGGCTTCGGCACCAAGCTCGTGGTGTGGGCCGACAGCTCGGGTGAGCTCAACGTGCTGGACGGCTACTGCCGCCACATGGGCGGCGACCTGACCCAGGGCGAGGTCAAGGGCGACAACGTCGCGTGCCCCTTCCACGACTGGCGCTGGGGTGGCGACGGCAAGTGCAAGGAGATCCCGTACGCGCGCCGGGTGCCGCTGCGGGCGCGGACCCAGCGCTACGAGACCGTCGTGCGCAACGGCCAGCTGCTCATCTGGCACGACCCCGAGGGCTCGGCCGCCGACCACGACATCCTGCCGCCCGAGCTGCCGGACGTGATGACCGACAAGTACACGCCGTGGTCGTGGCACACCCGGGAGATCAACGGCTCCCACTGCCGTGAGCTCATCGACAACGTCGCGGACATGGCGCACTTCTACTACGTGCACTTCGCCTTCCCGACCAGCTTCCGCAACATCTTCGACGGCCACACCGCGACCCAGTTCATGGAGTCGAAGGGCCGCCCCGACACGATGGGCGGCGGGTACGGCGACGAGAACTCGACGCTCAAATCGGAGGCCACCTACTACGGGCCGTCGTACATGATCAACTGGCTCGAGGTCGACTACAAGGGCTTCATCACCGAGGTCATCCTCATCAACTGCCACATCCCGACCGGCCCCGACTCGTTCACGCTCCAGTACGGCATCAGCGTGCGCAAGCCGGAGGGCCTGGACGAGAAGACGTGCAACTACATCGCCGAGCGCTACACCGAGTCCTTCGGCGACGGCTTCCTCCAGGACGTCGCCATCTGGGAGAACAAGGTCGCCGTGCAGAACCCGCTGCTGTGCGAGGAGGACGGCCCGGTCTACCAGCTGCGCCGCTGGTACGAGCAGTTCTACGTCGACGTCGCCGACATCAAGCCCGAGATGGTCGACCGCTTCGAGTTCGAGGTCGACACCACCAAGGCCAACGAGTACTGGCACGCCGAGGTCGCCGAGAACCTCGCCAAGCGTGCGGCCGACGAGGCCGCCGCGCCCGCGGACGCCTGA
- a CDS encoding acyl-CoA dehydrogenase family protein: protein MHIDLEPQQVALREELRAYFAELVTPEIRAGLASATGEFGEAGVYKDVIRQIGKDGWLGIGWPKEYGGQARSMVEQLIFTDVAAIAGVPIPYLTLNTVGPTIMRFGSDEQKEYFLPKILAGELHFSIGYSEPGSGTDLASLKTKATLEGDEWVINGQKMWTSLIQYADWLWMACRTEPDAPRHKGLSMILVPADAPGVSYTPVHTVAGVGTSATYYSDVRVPASNLVSERGGGWALMTNQLNHERVALTSAAPLVHSLQLVKDWAAETRNPDGRRVIDTEWVQIALGRAHARVEALSLINWKLAADADHGVALSPAEASATKIYGSELATEVYRSLMEIVGPHAGITGDSPGAALAGRLERFHRSSLVMTFGGGTNEIQRDIIGYVGLGLPAAKRA from the coding sequence ATGCACATCGACCTGGAGCCGCAGCAGGTAGCGCTGCGCGAGGAGCTGCGCGCGTACTTCGCCGAGCTCGTCACCCCCGAGATCCGCGCCGGGCTGGCCTCGGCCACCGGCGAGTTCGGCGAGGCCGGCGTCTACAAGGACGTCATCCGCCAGATCGGCAAGGACGGCTGGCTCGGCATCGGCTGGCCGAAGGAGTACGGCGGCCAGGCGCGCTCCATGGTGGAGCAGCTGATCTTCACCGACGTCGCCGCCATCGCCGGCGTGCCGATCCCCTACCTGACGCTCAACACCGTCGGCCCGACGATCATGCGCTTCGGCAGCGACGAGCAGAAGGAGTACTTCCTCCCGAAGATCCTCGCCGGCGAGCTGCACTTCTCGATCGGCTACTCCGAGCCGGGCTCCGGCACCGACCTCGCATCGCTGAAGACGAAGGCGACCCTCGAGGGCGACGAGTGGGTGATCAACGGCCAGAAGATGTGGACCTCCCTCATCCAGTACGCCGACTGGCTCTGGATGGCCTGCCGCACCGAGCCCGACGCCCCGCGCCACAAGGGCCTCTCGATGATCCTCGTCCCGGCCGACGCGCCGGGCGTGTCGTACACGCCGGTGCACACGGTGGCCGGTGTCGGCACCTCCGCGACCTACTACTCCGACGTCCGCGTCCCGGCCTCCAACCTGGTCAGCGAGCGCGGCGGCGGCTGGGCGCTGATGACCAACCAGCTCAACCACGAGCGGGTGGCGCTCACCTCGGCCGCTCCCCTGGTCCACTCGCTCCAGCTCGTGAAGGACTGGGCCGCCGAGACCCGCAACCCCGACGGCCGCCGCGTCATCGACACCGAGTGGGTGCAGATCGCCCTCGGCCGGGCGCACGCCCGGGTCGAGGCGCTGTCGCTCATCAACTGGAAGCTCGCCGCCGACGCCGACCACGGCGTCGCGCTGTCGCCGGCCGAGGCGTCGGCCACCAAGATCTACGGCTCCGAGCTGGCGACGGAGGTCTACCGCTCGCTGATGGAGATCGTCGGGCCGCACGCCGGCATCACCGGCGACTCCCCCGGCGCCGCCCTCGCCGGGCGCCTCGAGCGCTTCCACCGGTCGTCCCTGGTGATGACCTTCGGTGGCGGCACCAACGAGATCCAGCGCGACATCATCGGCTACGTCGGCCTCGGCCTGCCTGCCGCCAAGCGAGCCTGA
- a CDS encoding acyl-CoA dehydrogenase family protein: protein MDFLFTPEQDEAAELAAQILADKTTNERLKEVEAGGDRFDRELWATLGDAFDWTELDLIMLARVLVECGRRVAPVPLAVHAACISVLGDAVDPSLLYAAAVAEERAHLPASPTATADAEGALTGTKTLVRAGMAADALLVTATGPDGPGVYLVDATATGVERQAQKTSDGDVAALVTLTNAASTRIGGAETTSRLNQLLVALSAAEQLGVTEGALRLTSEYAKTREQFGRPIGTFQAVSQRLADGFIDVLGQRLTLWQAIWRLQEGLPAETEVATAKLWAADAGHRIAHTTVHVHGGVGIDLDGEAHRYFTSGKRFEFLFGGATEQALAIGRSFA from the coding sequence ATGGACTTTCTCTTCACCCCCGAGCAGGACGAGGCCGCCGAGCTGGCGGCGCAGATCCTCGCCGACAAGACCACCAACGAGCGGCTCAAGGAGGTCGAGGCCGGCGGCGACCGGTTCGACCGCGAGCTCTGGGCCACGCTCGGCGATGCCTTCGACTGGACCGAGCTCGACCTGATCATGCTCGCGCGCGTGCTGGTCGAGTGCGGCAGGCGCGTCGCGCCGGTGCCGCTGGCGGTCCACGCCGCCTGCATCAGCGTCCTCGGCGACGCGGTCGACCCGTCGCTGCTGTACGCCGCCGCCGTCGCCGAGGAGCGGGCGCACCTGCCCGCCTCGCCGACCGCCACGGCGGACGCCGAAGGCGCGCTCACCGGCACCAAGACCCTCGTGCGCGCCGGCATGGCCGCCGACGCGCTGCTCGTCACCGCGACCGGGCCCGACGGCCCGGGCGTGTACCTCGTCGACGCGACGGCGACCGGTGTCGAGCGGCAGGCGCAGAAGACCAGCGACGGCGACGTCGCCGCGCTGGTCACGCTCACGAACGCCGCGAGCACCCGGATCGGTGGGGCCGAGACGACGTCCCGCCTGAACCAGCTCCTGGTCGCGCTGTCGGCGGCCGAGCAGCTGGGCGTCACCGAGGGCGCCCTGCGCCTGACGTCGGAGTACGCCAAGACCCGCGAGCAGTTCGGCCGCCCGATCGGCACCTTCCAGGCGGTGTCGCAGCGCCTCGCCGACGGCTTCATCGACGTCCTCGGCCAGCGCCTGACGCTCTGGCAGGCGATCTGGCGCCTGCAGGAGGGTCTCCCGGCCGAGACCGAGGTCGCGACCGCGAAGCTCTGGGCCGCCGACGCGGGCCACCGGATCGCCCACACCACCGTCCACGTGCACGGCGGCGTCGGGATCGACCTCGACGGCGAGGCGCACCGCTACTTCACCAGCGGCAAGCGGTTCGAGTTCCTCTTCGGGGGCGCCACCGAGCAGGCTCTCGCCATCGGCCGCTCCTTCGCGTGA
- a CDS encoding AMP-binding protein produces the protein MTVRDLLLARAEDDRPALRWREAGSVASLSWREYVAAAARLAAELGSRLDPARPPHVGVLLPNGPAFALHLAAAGLGGHVLVGLNSTRRGEALEADAARADCQLVVDSLDVALGALRSRETVAPPVADPAPDSLFMLIFTSGTSGSPKAVRVTHEKITGPGTHLVGRLGLTPDDVHYIAMPLFHSNAVMAGWAPALTTGAAFAVAPFSASGFLPDVRDFGATYANYVGKPLTYVLATPERPDDADNPLRLVFGNEANEGDIAAFAERFGCEVVDSYSSTENAVIVQRRPGMPAGSLGLPLDGIKVLSSETAEETPDAVFDATGRLTNPDEAIGELVNTTGRGAFAGYYNDDDAEAERMRGGMYWSGDLAYRDADGWVYFAGRTGDWLRVDGENLAAAPIERILLRHPAVAEAAVYAVPDEKVGDQVAAALVLRGSLTPTELEEFLADQDDLSSKAWPRYVQVVADLPRTATNKVLKRALAAGGVPAPGTAWLRASRGTSYR, from the coding sequence GTGACCGTCCGGGACCTGCTTCTCGCCCGCGCCGAGGACGACCGTCCGGCACTGCGCTGGCGGGAGGCAGGATCCGTCGCCTCCCTGTCGTGGCGTGAGTACGTCGCCGCCGCGGCCCGCCTCGCAGCGGAGCTCGGGTCGCGGCTCGACCCAGCGCGACCCCCGCACGTCGGCGTGCTGCTGCCGAACGGGCCGGCCTTCGCGCTGCACCTCGCGGCGGCCGGCCTCGGCGGCCACGTGCTCGTCGGGCTGAACTCGACCCGCCGCGGCGAGGCCCTCGAGGCCGACGCCGCCAGGGCCGACTGCCAGCTGGTCGTCGACTCCCTCGACGTGGCGCTGGGCGCGCTGCGCAGCAGGGAGACCGTCGCGCCGCCGGTCGCCGATCCGGCGCCGGACAGCCTCTTCATGCTGATCTTCACCAGCGGCACCAGTGGCTCGCCCAAGGCCGTCCGGGTGACCCACGAGAAGATCACCGGTCCCGGCACCCACCTCGTCGGCCGGCTCGGGCTGACCCCGGACGACGTCCACTACATCGCGATGCCCCTGTTCCACTCCAACGCGGTCATGGCCGGGTGGGCGCCGGCCCTCACGACCGGGGCTGCGTTCGCGGTCGCACCGTTCTCGGCGAGCGGCTTCCTTCCCGACGTACGCGACTTCGGCGCGACCTACGCCAACTACGTGGGCAAGCCGCTGACCTACGTCCTGGCCACCCCCGAGCGGCCCGACGACGCCGACAACCCGCTGCGCCTGGTGTTCGGCAACGAGGCCAACGAGGGCGACATCGCGGCCTTCGCGGAGCGGTTCGGGTGCGAGGTCGTCGACTCGTACTCGTCCACCGAGAACGCCGTCATCGTGCAGCGCCGCCCGGGGATGCCCGCCGGGAGCCTCGGCCTGCCGCTCGACGGGATCAAGGTGCTGTCCAGCGAGACCGCCGAGGAGACGCCTGATGCCGTCTTCGACGCGACCGGGCGCCTCACCAACCCGGACGAGGCGATCGGCGAGCTGGTCAACACCACCGGTCGCGGTGCCTTCGCCGGCTACTACAACGACGACGACGCCGAGGCCGAGCGGATGCGCGGCGGGATGTACTGGTCCGGCGACCTCGCCTACCGCGACGCCGACGGCTGGGTCTACTTCGCCGGCCGGACCGGGGACTGGCTACGAGTCGACGGCGAGAACCTCGCCGCGGCACCGATCGAGCGGATCCTGCTCCGACACCCCGCCGTCGCCGAGGCGGCCGTGTACGCCGTGCCCGACGAGAAGGTCGGCGACCAGGTCGCCGCGGCACTCGTCCTGCGTGGGTCGCTCACGCCCACCGAGCTCGAGGAGTTCCTGGCCGACCAGGACGACCTCTCGTCGAAGGCCTGGCCGCGCTACGTGCAGGTCGTGGCCGACCTCCCGCGGACCGCCACCAACAAGGTGCTCAAGCGCGCGCTGGCCGCCGGCGGGGTGCCGGCGCCCGGGACCGCATGGCTGCGCGCGTCCCGCGGGACGTCGTACCGCTGA